The genome window CCGCCCACCCGTCCGGTGGAGAGGGAATTTAAAGACGAAACAATTAATCATCAGCAAGAATCGCCGGATATAGATATATCTAACATGAATAAAGCTCAACAGGAGGCAGCTACAGGATTTCAATTAAGCCTAGACGAACCCCCGCCGGAACTTTGGAGCAATATAAGCAATGACGACGACAACTCGCAGGAATCTTCACAGCTTTACGAACATTATGAGCAGGGAATAAATTTTCAGGAATATAATAATCAGACTCCGCACGGAAAAAATTTCACTCAAAGATTACAGCGGATTCTCCACGAACGACAAGAACGAGCTTCCGAGCAAAAAAAATCTGAGCCGGTCCAGAATTCTTATATCAAGAAGGCTGCTATAATGTGCACTTCACTTGTTATAACTTTATTAATTGCTTGGCTTGTGTTAATTTATCTGCAGAAAAAGACTCCTGATTATTTAAACGCTAAGGCACTGGCACTATATAATTCCGGTGAATATGAGCAGGCAGCTAACGAATATCAACGAGCTTATAAACTTTATCCTGATATATTGACTTTCTTGACTGGGCTAGCTATTTCTTCAGAGAAGGCCGGGCATTTACAGACCGCAAAAATTTCATGGGAAGAATATATTAATTTATTGCCGGAAAATGACAGCTCAGACAAAGAATTTGCGAGAAATGAATTAAACCGGCTTAATAATCAAGAACGCGAGAAGACAGAATCACCGCAAATTATTCCCGAACTCGAGCCGGAGCCAGCAAAAATTGAGACAACACCGCAAAAGACTCCGCCGACTTTCAAAGAATTAATGCGGGAAGGAACAGAAGCACTCAATCTCGGAATCTATAACAATGCAATAATAAATTTTTCTCAAGCAATCGAACTTAACCCGAAAGATTTACGAGCTTATATCGGCCTGGCTGCTGCATATAGAAATAAGGGGCTGTACTTTGACGCGAAAAGAATTATAGACGACGCAATAAAGAAATTCGGCAAAAATCCTACACTATTGACTGAATTAAATTTTTTGAAGGAGGCTAAATAAATGACTCACGAAAATATTATCAAAGCAAATGAAATTATAGGACTCGACGCAGTAAGGGCACTCGAAAAACGCGGCTTCAGTGCAGAATACGTACCAACAGGCCAAGACGCATTAAAGCGAATTCTTGAAATCATCCCGCAAAATGCCTCAGTAGGAATCCCCGGCACTGTTACAATTAGGGATATAGGAGCACTTGACGCACTTAGAGAACGCGGAAATAAAATTTTCCAGCACTGGGGGCAAATGTCAGACAAGGAACGCAGGGAAGCAAGATTCCTCGAAAATACAGCAGATGTTTTCTTGACGAGCGCAAATGCCTTAACACGGGACGGAGAAATTATTAACATTGACGGAACAGGAAACAGAGTCGCCGGAATGTCATGGGGTAACGGGCTCGTTTTATTCGTGATAGGAATCAACAAACTTGCATTTGACTTATCGGACGGACTCAAACGCGCGAGATCTGCAACGATTCCGAACGCAATCAGACAAAATGAAGATACAGCGTGCGTAAAGGCTGGCCATTGCGTGAACTGCCGCGATGATAAAAGCATGTGCAGGGCGATATTAATTCTTGAACGTCCAGTAAAGGGACGGCAATATCATATTATTATAGTCGGTGAAAATCTCGGCTATTAAATTATTTCAGAGGTGCAAATTTTTTTATGGATAACAGAGACAAAATTGTAATATTACTAGCTGGCGGGCGAATCGTTCAGCGTCATGAATCACACGATGTAACGGAATTATCAGACGACGAAATTTTTTCATTATTGCCTGAAGATGTAAGAGATCACGTTTCTTTACAAAAATGGAGCTTTCAACCGGCATCAAATTATACTCTTAGAATGTGCGGCGAATTAATCAGCATGATTCGAACGTTTGTACATGATGAGGGCGCGCGTGGAGTTGTAGTTACTTGCGGAATTCAGGCACTCGCAGAAATTGCGTACTTTGCTGATTTAGTATGGGACTTGAATCCGCCTTTAATTTTTACGGGATCAATTTTCAACGCGGGGACTCCAAACAGCGAGACTTCAGTGAGACTCACTCAATCAGTAAAAGCTGCTTTGTCGGGAGCTTGCACGGGTAAGGGCGCATTAATCTGCATACAGGACTCAATTTATGCTCCGGCTGATGTCTTGAGAATATCAAATTTTAATCGCAGCGGCCTTCTTGCATTCCCTGAGTCGCCTCTTGGTGTGTTCTCTCAGCCTTCAGGGGCTTA of Synergistaceae bacterium contains these proteins:
- a CDS encoding tetratricopeptide repeat protein, which translates into the protein PPTRPVEREFKDETINHQQESPDIDISNMNKAQQEAATGFQLSLDEPPPELWSNISNDDDNSQESSQLYEHYEQGINFQEYNNQTPHGKNFTQRLQRILHERQERASEQKKSEPVQNSYIKKAAIMCTSLVITLLIAWLVLIYLQKKTPDYLNAKALALYNSGEYEQAANEYQRAYKLYPDILTFLTGLAISSEKAGHLQTAKISWEEYINLLPENDSSDKEFARNELNRLNNQEREKTESPQIIPELEPEPAKIETTPQKTPPTFKELMREGTEALNLGIYNNAIINFSQAIELNPKDLRAYIGLAAAYRNKGLYFDAKRIIDDAIKKFGKNPTLLTELNFLKEAK
- a CDS encoding lactate utilization protein, with the protein product MTHENIIKANEIIGLDAVRALEKRGFSAEYVPTGQDALKRILEIIPQNASVGIPGTVTIRDIGALDALRERGNKIFQHWGQMSDKERREARFLENTADVFLTSANALTRDGEIINIDGTGNRVAGMSWGNGLVLFVIGINKLAFDLSDGLKRARSATIPNAIRQNEDTACVKAGHCVNCRDDKSMCRAILILERPVKGRQYHIIIVGENLGY
- a CDS encoding asparaginase; this translates as MDNRDKIVILLAGGRIVQRHESHDVTELSDDEIFSLLPEDVRDHVSLQKWSFQPASNYTLRMCGELISMIRTFVHDEGARGVVVTCGIQALAEIAYFADLVWDLNPPLIFTGSIFNAGTPNSETSVRLTQSVKAALSGACTGKGALICIQDSIYAPADVLRISNFNRSGLLAFPESPLGVFSQPSGAYISLRFPRHRYVQKLTNPLARNIPILNASLGDSDLILRALVEKRFEELDGLIISGSGDGDVPSVWVPLLRKILRSNIPAVLTSRYPDGFVQATENYEGSASQLLEMGLINGAMLSPYQARIKLAVGLSAGLESFELAEYIHGK